A region from the Triticum urartu cultivar G1812 chromosome 1, Tu2.1, whole genome shotgun sequence genome encodes:
- the LOC125540815 gene encoding histone H3.3-like, protein MARTKQTARKSTGGKAPRKQLSTKAARKSAPTTGGVKKPHRYRPGTVALREIRKYQKSMELLIRKLPFQRLVREISQDFKTDLRFQSHAVLALQEAAEAYLVGLFKDPWREGLSDAKHRLCFN, encoded by the exons ATGGCTCGTACTAAGCAGACTGCTCGTAAGTCCACTGGAGGAAAGGCTCCTAGGAAGCAGCTATCCACCAAG GCTGCCCGTAAGTCTGCTCCCACAACTGGAGGAGTGAAGAAGCCTCACCGTTACCGCCCTGGAACTGTTGCTCTTCG TGAGATCCGCAAGTACCAGAAGAGCATGGAGCTGCTCATCAGGAAGCTTCCATTCCAGAGGCTTGTTAGGGAGATTTCCCAGGACTTCAAG ACTGACCTCCGCTTCCAGAGCCATGCGGTGCTGGCCCTTCAGGAGGCTGCAGAGGCCTACCTCGTGGGTCTCTTCAAGGATCCGTGGCGAGAGGGCTTAAG TGATGCCAAACATCGCCTCTGCTTCAACTGA